In a single window of the Arachis hypogaea cultivar Tifrunner chromosome 6, arahy.Tifrunner.gnm2.J5K5, whole genome shotgun sequence genome:
- the LOC112697940 gene encoding uncharacterized protein isoform X1 — MLVEAMETSIANGAASAVTNTASAAFTHHHNHHHHNLHHNNNNNQLHHQQSGFYGDSSEEELSVLPRHTKVVVTGNNRTKSVLVGLQGVVKKAVGLGGWHWLVLTNGIEVKLQRNALSVIEAPTGNEEDDDLEFENVQWNGSDMASDDTQKSHKSRHRTHRSLGSSHKTMSRSFSGDSQSKGSISMPHGGTKVDLSKLEMAALWRYWRHFNLVDAVPNPSKEQLVDVVQRHFMSQQMDELQVIMGFVQAAKRLKTVCK; from the exons ATGCTGGTAGAAGCAATGGAAACTTCAATAGCAAATGGTGCTGCTAGTGCTGTTACTAATACTGCTTCTGCTGCTTTCACTCATCACCATAATCACCACCACCATAATCTccaccataataataataataatcagctTCATCATCAGCAGAGTGGCTTCTACGGTGATAGCAGCGAAGAGGAACTATCGGTGCTTCCTCGCCACACCAAAGTCGTTGTAACTGGCAACAACCGCACCAAATCCGTGCTCGTTGGTCTTCAAGGCGTTGTTAAGAAAGCCGTTGGTTTAGGAGGATGGCACTGGCTG gtTCTTACAAATGGAATTGAAGTGAAGCTGCAAAGGAATGCACTTAGCGTGATTGAAGCTCCCACAGGAAATGAGGAAGATGACGACCTTGAATTTGAAAATGTGCAGTGGAATGGATCAGATATGG CATCAGATGACACTCAAAAGTCCCACAAATCGAGGCATAGAACGCATAGATCGTTGGGATCGTCTCACAAGACTATGAGCAGGTCCTTCTCCGGTGATTCACAATCTAAGGGGTCCATTTCAATGCCGCATGGAGGGACG AAGGTTGACCTGAGTAAATTGGAGATGGCTGCATTATGGAGATATTGGAGACACTTCAATCTG GTTGATGCAGTTCCAAACCCATCAAAAGAGCAGCTAGTGGATGTTGTTCAGAGGCATTTCATGTCACAG CAAATGGACGAATTGCAAGTGATTATGGGATTTGTCCAAGCTGCAAAGAGGCTTAAGACAGTGTGCAAATGA
- the LOC112697940 gene encoding uncharacterized protein isoform X2 — protein MLVEAMETSIANGAASAVTNTASAAFTHHHNHHHHNLHHNNNNNQLHHQQSGFYGDSSEEELSVLPRHTKVVVTGNNRTKSVLVGLQGVVKKAVGLGGWHWLVLTNGIEVKLQRNALSVIEAPTGNEEDDDLEFENVQWNGSDMASDDTQKSHKSRHRTHRSLGSSHKTMSRSFSGDSQSKGSISMPHGGTVDLSKLEMAALWRYWRHFNLVDAVPNPSKEQLVDVVQRHFMSQQMDELQVIMGFVQAAKRLKTVCK, from the exons ATGCTGGTAGAAGCAATGGAAACTTCAATAGCAAATGGTGCTGCTAGTGCTGTTACTAATACTGCTTCTGCTGCTTTCACTCATCACCATAATCACCACCACCATAATCTccaccataataataataataatcagctTCATCATCAGCAGAGTGGCTTCTACGGTGATAGCAGCGAAGAGGAACTATCGGTGCTTCCTCGCCACACCAAAGTCGTTGTAACTGGCAACAACCGCACCAAATCCGTGCTCGTTGGTCTTCAAGGCGTTGTTAAGAAAGCCGTTGGTTTAGGAGGATGGCACTGGCTG gtTCTTACAAATGGAATTGAAGTGAAGCTGCAAAGGAATGCACTTAGCGTGATTGAAGCTCCCACAGGAAATGAGGAAGATGACGACCTTGAATTTGAAAATGTGCAGTGGAATGGATCAGATATGG CATCAGATGACACTCAAAAGTCCCACAAATCGAGGCATAGAACGCATAGATCGTTGGGATCGTCTCACAAGACTATGAGCAGGTCCTTCTCCGGTGATTCACAATCTAAGGGGTCCATTTCAATGCCGCATGGAGGGACG GTTGACCTGAGTAAATTGGAGATGGCTGCATTATGGAGATATTGGAGACACTTCAATCTG GTTGATGCAGTTCCAAACCCATCAAAAGAGCAGCTAGTGGATGTTGTTCAGAGGCATTTCATGTCACAG CAAATGGACGAATTGCAAGTGATTATGGGATTTGTCCAAGCTGCAAAGAGGCTTAAGACAGTGTGCAAATGA